The Pseudomonas sp. LFM046 region AAGGGACAATCACTGCTGCTGGACGCCACCCCGGTCAGCGGTACTGCGGACGCCGGATCGCAGGACCTGGCGGGCGGCCTGCTGACCCTCTACCCGCCCAGTCGCATCGGCGAGCGCCTGGCCTCCCTGCGCCACGAAAGCGGCGAGGGGATGGAAAACCTGCTGGGCAAGTCACCGCCCCTGAAGCAACTCAAGACGCGCCTGCGCAAGGTCGCTCGGCTGGAAGCGCACCTGCTGATTCGCGGCGAAACCGGCACCGGCAAGGAACTGGTGGCCCGTGCCTGCCATGCCCTGAGCGATCGGCGGGATGCCCCGTTCCTGGCCCTGAACTGCGCGGCACTGCCGGAGAGCCTGGCCGAAAGCGAACTCTTCGGTTATTCGGCGGGCGCCTTCACCGGTGCCCAGCGTGGCGGCAAGCCGGGCCTCCTGGAACTGGCCGACGGCGGCACGGTGTTCCTCGACGAGGTTGGCGAGATGTCGCCCTACCTCCAGGCCAAGCTCCTGCGCTTCCTCAGCGACGGCTGCTTCCGCCGGGTCGGCGGCGACCGGGAAGTCCATGTGAATGTGCGGGTCCTCGGCGCCACCCACCGGCACCTGGAACGCATGGTCAGCGAAGGCAGCTTTCGCGAGGACCTGTTCTATCGCCTCAACGTGCTCAACCTGGATGTGCCGCCGCTACGCGAACGCGGTCAGGACATCCTCCTGCTCGCCGAGCACTTCCTCGACCAGGCCTGCGCGCAGATCCAGCGCCCGTCCTGCCGCCTGGCCCCGGCCACCTACCCGGTGCTGCTGGGCAATCGCTGGTCGGGCAACGTGCGCCAGTTGCAGAACGTGATCTTCCGCGCCGCCGCCATCAGCGAAGGCGACCTCATCGACTGCGACAGCCTGGAGCTTGCCGGCACCGCCCTCGGCACGCCCCAGGCCGATCCCCTGGCGATCACCAGCCTGGAGGACGCGGTGCAGGGCTTCGAGAAAAACCTGCTGCAGCAGCTCTATGCCGCCTACCCTTCGACACGGCAATTGGCGGCTCGGCTGAACACCTCCCACACCGCCATCGGCCAGCGGTTGAGGAAATACGGCATCTCCCGTTAGGACTGGCGTAGGGCCGCTTTTCCTGTGGGGTCGAATGAATTCGACCCCTACACGTCCTCTGCCCCGGTTCGATTCCATTCCAGTGGAGCGAT contains the following coding sequences:
- a CDS encoding sigma-54-dependent transcriptional regulator; its protein translation is MRIHVTFIDRVGITQEVLALLGGRNLNLEAVEMIPPNVYIDAPTLGPEVLDELSGALLAVRGVQAVKMVDILPGQRRRLQLDALLAAVSDPVLAVDDSGHVLLANPSLIGLYGRDPTGEPLSNLFDDPGLAQTLIDRGFRLPMCDVAFKGQSLLLDATPVSGTADAGSQDLAGGLLTLYPPSRIGERLASLRHESGEGMENLLGKSPPLKQLKTRLRKVARLEAHLLIRGETGTGKELVARACHALSDRRDAPFLALNCAALPESLAESELFGYSAGAFTGAQRGGKPGLLELADGGTVFLDEVGEMSPYLQAKLLRFLSDGCFRRVGGDREVHVNVRVLGATHRHLERMVSEGSFREDLFYRLNVLNLDVPPLRERGQDILLLAEHFLDQACAQIQRPSCRLAPATYPVLLGNRWSGNVRQLQNVIFRAAAISEGDLIDCDSLELAGTALGTPQADPLAITSLEDAVQGFEKNLLQQLYAAYPSTRQLAARLNTSHTAIGQRLRKYGISR